In the genome of Pelodiscus sinensis isolate JC-2024 chromosome 15, ASM4963464v1, whole genome shotgun sequence, one region contains:
- the CLDN5 gene encoding claudin-5 — MASAALEILGLGLCVLGWVGVILSCGLPMWQVSAFIDSHIVVAQTTWEGLWMNCVVQSTGQMQCKVYDSILALSPEVQAGRALTVLVALLGLVALMVTVVGAQCTTCVRAGKVKSWIVIAGGTIYIVCGILVLIPVCWFANIIISGFYDPNVPSSKKREMGAALYIGWAATALLIFGGSLICCCSCSRGEENAFPVKYSASSRRPTSNGEYDKKNYV, encoded by the coding sequence ATGGCATCGGCGGCGCTGGAGATCCTGGGTCTGGGTCTGTGCGTACTGGGCTGGGTGGGCGTCATCCTGTCCTGCGGGCTGCCCATGTGGCAGGTGTCCGCCTTCATCGACAGCCACATCGTGGTGGCGCAGACcacctgggaggggctgtggatgAACTGCGTGGTGCAGAGCACCGGGCAGATGCAGTGCAAGGTCTACGACTCCATCCTGGCGCTGAGCCCCGAGGTGCAGGCGGGCCGGGCGCTCACCGTCCTggtggcgctgctggggctggtggcgcTGATGGTGACGGTGGTCGGGGCCCAGTGCACCACCTGTGTCCGGGCCGGCAAGGTCAAGTCGTGGATCGTGATAGCCGGCGGGACCATCTACATCGTCTGCGGGATCCTGGTCCTCATCCCGGTCTGCTGGTTCGCCAACATCATCATCAGCGGCTTCTACGACCCCAACGTGCCTAGCTCCAAGAAGAGGGAGATGGGGGCCGCGCTCTACATTGGCTGGGCGGCCACGGCGCTGCTGATCTTCGGGGGCAGCCTGatttgctgctgctcctgctcccggggGGAGGAGAACGCTTTCCCCGTCAAGTACTCGGCCTCCTCCCGGCGGCCCACCTCCAACGGGGAGTACGACAAGAAGAACTACGTCTGA